A single region of the Anas platyrhynchos isolate ZD024472 breed Pekin duck chromosome 6, IASCAAS_PekinDuck_T2T, whole genome shotgun sequence genome encodes:
- the PTPRE gene encoding receptor-type tyrosine-protein phosphatase epsilon isoform X2 encodes MGERKRSRAAARAHGGQGLPAPSRSRMEHPCSFLLLCVSFLFVQALPPNGTELPKPTTTTNSTEENNLHRDLLTSMLILLLVFIIFILLAGYFFRFRRHRKAVVNSGDKKMPNGILEEQEQQRVMLLSRSPSGPKKYFPIPVENLEEEIRIRSADEGKLFREEFNSLTPGYVQGTFEMANKEENREKNRYPNILPYDHSRVILSQIDGVPPSDYINASYIDGYKEKNKFIAAQGPKQETVNDFWRMIWEQKSAVIVMLTNLKERKEEKCYQYWPDQGCWTYGNIRVSVEDCIVLVDYTIRKFCVQSLHDGCKALRLVTQLHFTSWPDFGVPFTPIGMLKFLKKVKTLNPAHAGPVVVHCSAGVGRTGTFIVIDAIIDMMHAEQKVDVFEFVSRIRNQRPQMVQTDMQYSFIYQALLEYYLYGDTELDVSSLEKHLQTSHSAAPNLVKIGLEEEFKKLTNVRIMKENMRTGNLPANMKKARVIQIIPYDFNRVILSMKRGQEYTDYINASFIDGYRQKDYFIATQGPLPHTVEDFWRMVWEWKCHTIVMLTEVQEREQEKCFQYWPSEGSVTHGDINVEIKNDNLLDAISVRDFIVTYNQGNHEKQSRLVRQFHFHGWPEIGIPAEGKGMIDLIAAVQKQQQQTGNHPITVHCSAGAGRTGTFIALSNILERVKAEGLLDVFQAVKSLRLQRPHMVQTLEQYEFCYRVVQDFIDIFSDYANFK; translated from the exons ACTCTACAGAGGAGAACAATTTACACAGGGACCTGCTGACTTCCATGCTGATCCTGCTGCTGGTGTTCATCATCTTCATTCTGTTGGCTGGCTATTTTTTCAG GTTCAGAAGACATCGGAAAGCTGTTGTGAACTCCGGTGACAAAAAGATGCCAAATGGGATCTTGGAAGAACAAG AACAGCAAAGGGTGATGCTGCTCAGCAGGTCTCCTTCGGGCCCAAAGAAGTATTTCCCTATTCCAGTAGAAAATCTTGAAGAGGAAATAAGGATCCGATCAGCAGATGAAGGGAAACTGTTCCGGGAGGAGTTCAAT TCATTAACACCTGGATATGTGCAGGGAACATTTGAAATGgcaaacaaggaagaaaacagggagaaaaacagatacCCTAACATCCTTCCAT atgatcATTCCAGAGTGATTTTGTCCCAAATAGATGGAGTCCCACCTTCAGACTACATTAATGCGTCATATATAGAT ggttataaagaaaagaataaattcaTAGCAGCACAAG GACCCAAGCAAGAAACGGTCAATGACTTCTGGCGGATGATATGGGAGCAGAAGTCTGCAGTTATCGTCATGTTAACAAacttgaaagaaaggaaggag GAGAAATGCTATCAGTATTGGCCTGATCAGGGGTGCTGGACGTACGGGAACATCCGCGTGTCGGTGGAAGATTGCATCGTTCTCGTGGACTACACCATTCGCAAGTTCTGCGTCCAGTCG CTGCATGATGGTTGTAAAGCACTGAGGCTTGTCACACAGCTTCACTTCACCAGCTGGCCTGATTTCGGAGTGCCTTTCACACCTATTGGGATGCTGAAATTCCTGAAGAAAGTCAAAACGTTGAATCCTGCCCATGCTGGGCCAGTAGTGGTTCACTGCAG CGCTGGTGTGGGCCGAACAGGCACGTTTATCGTTATAGATGCCATAATAGACATGATGCATGCTGAACAGAAAGTTGATGTTTTTGAGTTTGTTTCAAGAATCCGTAATCAGCGTCCACAGATGGTTCAGACTGAC ATGCAGTACTCCTTCATTTATCAAGCCTTACTTGAATACTACCTCTACGGTGACACGGAGCTAGATGTGTCATCCCTAGAAAAACATCTACAAACATCGCACAGTGCAGCACCAAACCTTGTCAAAATAGGGCtggaagaagaatttaaa AAATTAACAAATGTCCgaataatgaaggaaaacatgAGAACTGGCAACCTTCcagcaaatatgaaaaaagcTAGAGTCATCCAGATTATCCCAT atgaTTTTAATAGAGTGATTCTGTCAATGAAAAGAGGGCAGGAGTATACAGACTACATCAATGCTTCCTTCATAGAT GGCTATCGCCAGAAGGATTACTTCATTGCCACTCAAGGACCGCTGCCCCATACCGTGGAGGATTTCTGGCGGATGGTGTGGGAGTGGAAGTGCCACACCATCGTCATGCTCACAGAAGTTCAGGAGAGGGAGCAG GAAAAATGCTTCCAGTATTGGCCATCAGAGGGCTCAGTAACTCACGGAGACATAAATGTAGAAATAAAGAATGACAATCTTTTAGATGCCATAAGTGTAAGAGACTTCATAGTTACGTATAATCAG GGTAACCACGAGAAGCAAAGCAGGCTGGTTCGGCAGTTCCACTTCCATGGCTGGCCAGAAATTGGAATTCCTGCTGAAGGAAAAGGGATGATTGACCTGATCGCAGCTgtccaaaagcagcagcagcagacagggAATCACCCGATCACAGTGCACTGCAG CGCTGGTGCTGGCAGAACAGGTACGTTCATAGCACTCAGCAACATCCTGGAACGAGTGAAGGCTGAAGGGCTCCTCGACGTATTTCAAGCTGTGAAGAGCTTAAGACTGCAGAGGCCACATATGGTGCAAACACTG gAACAGTATGAATTCTGCTACAGAGTGGTACAAGATTTCATCGACATATTTTCTGACTATGctaatttcaaatga
- the PTPRE gene encoding receptor-type tyrosine-protein phosphatase epsilon isoform X3 — MEHPCSFLLLCVSFLFVQALPPNGTELPKPTTTTNSTEENNLHRDLLTSMLILLLVFIIFILLAGYFFRFRRHRKAVVNSGDKKMPNGILEEQEQQRVMLLSRSPSGPKKYFPIPVENLEEEIRIRSADEGKLFREEFNSLTPGYVQGTFEMANKEENREKNRYPNILPYDHSRVILSQIDGVPPSDYINASYIDGYKEKNKFIAAQGPKQETVNDFWRMIWEQKSAVIVMLTNLKERKEEKCYQYWPDQGCWTYGNIRVSVEDCIVLVDYTIRKFCVQSLHDGCKALRLVTQLHFTSWPDFGVPFTPIGMLKFLKKVKTLNPAHAGPVVVHCSAGVGRTGTFIVIDAIIDMMHAEQKVDVFEFVSRIRNQRPQMVQTDMQYSFIYQALLEYYLYGDTELDVSSLEKHLQTSHSAAPNLVKIGLEEEFKKLTNVRIMKENMRTGNLPANMKKARVIQIIPYDFNRVILSMKRGQEYTDYINASFIDGYRQKDYFIATQGPLPHTVEDFWRMVWEWKCHTIVMLTEVQEREQEKCFQYWPSEGSVTHGDINVEIKNDNLLDAISVRDFIVTYNQGNHEKQSRLVRQFHFHGWPEIGIPAEGKGMIDLIAAVQKQQQQTGNHPITVHCSAGAGRTGTFIALSNILERVKAEGLLDVFQAVKSLRLQRPHMVQTLEQYEFCYRVVQDFIDIFSDYANFK; from the exons ACTCTACAGAGGAGAACAATTTACACAGGGACCTGCTGACTTCCATGCTGATCCTGCTGCTGGTGTTCATCATCTTCATTCTGTTGGCTGGCTATTTTTTCAG GTTCAGAAGACATCGGAAAGCTGTTGTGAACTCCGGTGACAAAAAGATGCCAAATGGGATCTTGGAAGAACAAG AACAGCAAAGGGTGATGCTGCTCAGCAGGTCTCCTTCGGGCCCAAAGAAGTATTTCCCTATTCCAGTAGAAAATCTTGAAGAGGAAATAAGGATCCGATCAGCAGATGAAGGGAAACTGTTCCGGGAGGAGTTCAAT TCATTAACACCTGGATATGTGCAGGGAACATTTGAAATGgcaaacaaggaagaaaacagggagaaaaacagatacCCTAACATCCTTCCAT atgatcATTCCAGAGTGATTTTGTCCCAAATAGATGGAGTCCCACCTTCAGACTACATTAATGCGTCATATATAGAT ggttataaagaaaagaataaattcaTAGCAGCACAAG GACCCAAGCAAGAAACGGTCAATGACTTCTGGCGGATGATATGGGAGCAGAAGTCTGCAGTTATCGTCATGTTAACAAacttgaaagaaaggaaggag GAGAAATGCTATCAGTATTGGCCTGATCAGGGGTGCTGGACGTACGGGAACATCCGCGTGTCGGTGGAAGATTGCATCGTTCTCGTGGACTACACCATTCGCAAGTTCTGCGTCCAGTCG CTGCATGATGGTTGTAAAGCACTGAGGCTTGTCACACAGCTTCACTTCACCAGCTGGCCTGATTTCGGAGTGCCTTTCACACCTATTGGGATGCTGAAATTCCTGAAGAAAGTCAAAACGTTGAATCCTGCCCATGCTGGGCCAGTAGTGGTTCACTGCAG CGCTGGTGTGGGCCGAACAGGCACGTTTATCGTTATAGATGCCATAATAGACATGATGCATGCTGAACAGAAAGTTGATGTTTTTGAGTTTGTTTCAAGAATCCGTAATCAGCGTCCACAGATGGTTCAGACTGAC ATGCAGTACTCCTTCATTTATCAAGCCTTACTTGAATACTACCTCTACGGTGACACGGAGCTAGATGTGTCATCCCTAGAAAAACATCTACAAACATCGCACAGTGCAGCACCAAACCTTGTCAAAATAGGGCtggaagaagaatttaaa AAATTAACAAATGTCCgaataatgaaggaaaacatgAGAACTGGCAACCTTCcagcaaatatgaaaaaagcTAGAGTCATCCAGATTATCCCAT atgaTTTTAATAGAGTGATTCTGTCAATGAAAAGAGGGCAGGAGTATACAGACTACATCAATGCTTCCTTCATAGAT GGCTATCGCCAGAAGGATTACTTCATTGCCACTCAAGGACCGCTGCCCCATACCGTGGAGGATTTCTGGCGGATGGTGTGGGAGTGGAAGTGCCACACCATCGTCATGCTCACAGAAGTTCAGGAGAGGGAGCAG GAAAAATGCTTCCAGTATTGGCCATCAGAGGGCTCAGTAACTCACGGAGACATAAATGTAGAAATAAAGAATGACAATCTTTTAGATGCCATAAGTGTAAGAGACTTCATAGTTACGTATAATCAG GGTAACCACGAGAAGCAAAGCAGGCTGGTTCGGCAGTTCCACTTCCATGGCTGGCCAGAAATTGGAATTCCTGCTGAAGGAAAAGGGATGATTGACCTGATCGCAGCTgtccaaaagcagcagcagcagacagggAATCACCCGATCACAGTGCACTGCAG CGCTGGTGCTGGCAGAACAGGTACGTTCATAGCACTCAGCAACATCCTGGAACGAGTGAAGGCTGAAGGGCTCCTCGACGTATTTCAAGCTGTGAAGAGCTTAAGACTGCAGAGGCCACATATGGTGCAAACACTG gAACAGTATGAATTCTGCTACAGAGTGGTACAAGATTTCATCGACATATTTTCTGACTATGctaatttcaaatga
- the PTPRE gene encoding receptor-type tyrosine-protein phosphatase epsilon isoform X4, whose product MRKRKRACAWCGRSLHHSAGQGAVVLAALAVAARGKMNRNSFSRLTWFRRHRKAVVNSGDKKMPNGILEEQEQQRVMLLSRSPSGPKKYFPIPVENLEEEIRIRSADEGKLFREEFNSLTPGYVQGTFEMANKEENREKNRYPNILPYDHSRVILSQIDGVPPSDYINASYIDGYKEKNKFIAAQGPKQETVNDFWRMIWEQKSAVIVMLTNLKERKEEKCYQYWPDQGCWTYGNIRVSVEDCIVLVDYTIRKFCVQSLHDGCKALRLVTQLHFTSWPDFGVPFTPIGMLKFLKKVKTLNPAHAGPVVVHCSAGVGRTGTFIVIDAIIDMMHAEQKVDVFEFVSRIRNQRPQMVQTDMQYSFIYQALLEYYLYGDTELDVSSLEKHLQTSHSAAPNLVKIGLEEEFKKLTNVRIMKENMRTGNLPANMKKARVIQIIPYDFNRVILSMKRGQEYTDYINASFIDGYRQKDYFIATQGPLPHTVEDFWRMVWEWKCHTIVMLTEVQEREQEKCFQYWPSEGSVTHGDINVEIKNDNLLDAISVRDFIVTYNQGNHEKQSRLVRQFHFHGWPEIGIPAEGKGMIDLIAAVQKQQQQTGNHPITVHCSAGAGRTGTFIALSNILERVKAEGLLDVFQAVKSLRLQRPHMVQTLEQYEFCYRVVQDFIDIFSDYANFK is encoded by the exons ATGAGGAAACGAAAGCGTGCGTGCGCATGGTGCGGCAGGAGCCTCCATCACAGCGCAGGGCAGGGAGCCGTGGTGCTAGCGGCTCTCGCCGTAGCAGCTCGCGGGAAGATGAACAGAAACAGCTTCTCCAGGCTTACATG GTTCAGAAGACATCGGAAAGCTGTTGTGAACTCCGGTGACAAAAAGATGCCAAATGGGATCTTGGAAGAACAAG AACAGCAAAGGGTGATGCTGCTCAGCAGGTCTCCTTCGGGCCCAAAGAAGTATTTCCCTATTCCAGTAGAAAATCTTGAAGAGGAAATAAGGATCCGATCAGCAGATGAAGGGAAACTGTTCCGGGAGGAGTTCAAT TCATTAACACCTGGATATGTGCAGGGAACATTTGAAATGgcaaacaaggaagaaaacagggagaaaaacagatacCCTAACATCCTTCCAT atgatcATTCCAGAGTGATTTTGTCCCAAATAGATGGAGTCCCACCTTCAGACTACATTAATGCGTCATATATAGAT ggttataaagaaaagaataaattcaTAGCAGCACAAG GACCCAAGCAAGAAACGGTCAATGACTTCTGGCGGATGATATGGGAGCAGAAGTCTGCAGTTATCGTCATGTTAACAAacttgaaagaaaggaaggag GAGAAATGCTATCAGTATTGGCCTGATCAGGGGTGCTGGACGTACGGGAACATCCGCGTGTCGGTGGAAGATTGCATCGTTCTCGTGGACTACACCATTCGCAAGTTCTGCGTCCAGTCG CTGCATGATGGTTGTAAAGCACTGAGGCTTGTCACACAGCTTCACTTCACCAGCTGGCCTGATTTCGGAGTGCCTTTCACACCTATTGGGATGCTGAAATTCCTGAAGAAAGTCAAAACGTTGAATCCTGCCCATGCTGGGCCAGTAGTGGTTCACTGCAG CGCTGGTGTGGGCCGAACAGGCACGTTTATCGTTATAGATGCCATAATAGACATGATGCATGCTGAACAGAAAGTTGATGTTTTTGAGTTTGTTTCAAGAATCCGTAATCAGCGTCCACAGATGGTTCAGACTGAC ATGCAGTACTCCTTCATTTATCAAGCCTTACTTGAATACTACCTCTACGGTGACACGGAGCTAGATGTGTCATCCCTAGAAAAACATCTACAAACATCGCACAGTGCAGCACCAAACCTTGTCAAAATAGGGCtggaagaagaatttaaa AAATTAACAAATGTCCgaataatgaaggaaaacatgAGAACTGGCAACCTTCcagcaaatatgaaaaaagcTAGAGTCATCCAGATTATCCCAT atgaTTTTAATAGAGTGATTCTGTCAATGAAAAGAGGGCAGGAGTATACAGACTACATCAATGCTTCCTTCATAGAT GGCTATCGCCAGAAGGATTACTTCATTGCCACTCAAGGACCGCTGCCCCATACCGTGGAGGATTTCTGGCGGATGGTGTGGGAGTGGAAGTGCCACACCATCGTCATGCTCACAGAAGTTCAGGAGAGGGAGCAG GAAAAATGCTTCCAGTATTGGCCATCAGAGGGCTCAGTAACTCACGGAGACATAAATGTAGAAATAAAGAATGACAATCTTTTAGATGCCATAAGTGTAAGAGACTTCATAGTTACGTATAATCAG GGTAACCACGAGAAGCAAAGCAGGCTGGTTCGGCAGTTCCACTTCCATGGCTGGCCAGAAATTGGAATTCCTGCTGAAGGAAAAGGGATGATTGACCTGATCGCAGCTgtccaaaagcagcagcagcagacagggAATCACCCGATCACAGTGCACTGCAG CGCTGGTGCTGGCAGAACAGGTACGTTCATAGCACTCAGCAACATCCTGGAACGAGTGAAGGCTGAAGGGCTCCTCGACGTATTTCAAGCTGTGAAGAGCTTAAGACTGCAGAGGCCACATATGGTGCAAACACTG gAACAGTATGAATTCTGCTACAGAGTGGTACAAGATTTCATCGACATATTTTCTGACTATGctaatttcaaatga
- the PTPRE gene encoding receptor-type tyrosine-protein phosphatase epsilon isoform X1, translating to MLAASEQHRNICWLAEGAVWSAANETKNRSRMEHPCSFLLLCVSFLFVQALPPNGTELPKPTTTTNSTEENNLHRDLLTSMLILLLVFIIFILLAGYFFRFRRHRKAVVNSGDKKMPNGILEEQEQQRVMLLSRSPSGPKKYFPIPVENLEEEIRIRSADEGKLFREEFNSLTPGYVQGTFEMANKEENREKNRYPNILPYDHSRVILSQIDGVPPSDYINASYIDGYKEKNKFIAAQGPKQETVNDFWRMIWEQKSAVIVMLTNLKERKEEKCYQYWPDQGCWTYGNIRVSVEDCIVLVDYTIRKFCVQSLHDGCKALRLVTQLHFTSWPDFGVPFTPIGMLKFLKKVKTLNPAHAGPVVVHCSAGVGRTGTFIVIDAIIDMMHAEQKVDVFEFVSRIRNQRPQMVQTDMQYSFIYQALLEYYLYGDTELDVSSLEKHLQTSHSAAPNLVKIGLEEEFKKLTNVRIMKENMRTGNLPANMKKARVIQIIPYDFNRVILSMKRGQEYTDYINASFIDGYRQKDYFIATQGPLPHTVEDFWRMVWEWKCHTIVMLTEVQEREQEKCFQYWPSEGSVTHGDINVEIKNDNLLDAISVRDFIVTYNQGNHEKQSRLVRQFHFHGWPEIGIPAEGKGMIDLIAAVQKQQQQTGNHPITVHCSAGAGRTGTFIALSNILERVKAEGLLDVFQAVKSLRLQRPHMVQTLEQYEFCYRVVQDFIDIFSDYANFK from the exons ACTCTACAGAGGAGAACAATTTACACAGGGACCTGCTGACTTCCATGCTGATCCTGCTGCTGGTGTTCATCATCTTCATTCTGTTGGCTGGCTATTTTTTCAG GTTCAGAAGACATCGGAAAGCTGTTGTGAACTCCGGTGACAAAAAGATGCCAAATGGGATCTTGGAAGAACAAG AACAGCAAAGGGTGATGCTGCTCAGCAGGTCTCCTTCGGGCCCAAAGAAGTATTTCCCTATTCCAGTAGAAAATCTTGAAGAGGAAATAAGGATCCGATCAGCAGATGAAGGGAAACTGTTCCGGGAGGAGTTCAAT TCATTAACACCTGGATATGTGCAGGGAACATTTGAAATGgcaaacaaggaagaaaacagggagaaaaacagatacCCTAACATCCTTCCAT atgatcATTCCAGAGTGATTTTGTCCCAAATAGATGGAGTCCCACCTTCAGACTACATTAATGCGTCATATATAGAT ggttataaagaaaagaataaattcaTAGCAGCACAAG GACCCAAGCAAGAAACGGTCAATGACTTCTGGCGGATGATATGGGAGCAGAAGTCTGCAGTTATCGTCATGTTAACAAacttgaaagaaaggaaggag GAGAAATGCTATCAGTATTGGCCTGATCAGGGGTGCTGGACGTACGGGAACATCCGCGTGTCGGTGGAAGATTGCATCGTTCTCGTGGACTACACCATTCGCAAGTTCTGCGTCCAGTCG CTGCATGATGGTTGTAAAGCACTGAGGCTTGTCACACAGCTTCACTTCACCAGCTGGCCTGATTTCGGAGTGCCTTTCACACCTATTGGGATGCTGAAATTCCTGAAGAAAGTCAAAACGTTGAATCCTGCCCATGCTGGGCCAGTAGTGGTTCACTGCAG CGCTGGTGTGGGCCGAACAGGCACGTTTATCGTTATAGATGCCATAATAGACATGATGCATGCTGAACAGAAAGTTGATGTTTTTGAGTTTGTTTCAAGAATCCGTAATCAGCGTCCACAGATGGTTCAGACTGAC ATGCAGTACTCCTTCATTTATCAAGCCTTACTTGAATACTACCTCTACGGTGACACGGAGCTAGATGTGTCATCCCTAGAAAAACATCTACAAACATCGCACAGTGCAGCACCAAACCTTGTCAAAATAGGGCtggaagaagaatttaaa AAATTAACAAATGTCCgaataatgaaggaaaacatgAGAACTGGCAACCTTCcagcaaatatgaaaaaagcTAGAGTCATCCAGATTATCCCAT atgaTTTTAATAGAGTGATTCTGTCAATGAAAAGAGGGCAGGAGTATACAGACTACATCAATGCTTCCTTCATAGAT GGCTATCGCCAGAAGGATTACTTCATTGCCACTCAAGGACCGCTGCCCCATACCGTGGAGGATTTCTGGCGGATGGTGTGGGAGTGGAAGTGCCACACCATCGTCATGCTCACAGAAGTTCAGGAGAGGGAGCAG GAAAAATGCTTCCAGTATTGGCCATCAGAGGGCTCAGTAACTCACGGAGACATAAATGTAGAAATAAAGAATGACAATCTTTTAGATGCCATAAGTGTAAGAGACTTCATAGTTACGTATAATCAG GGTAACCACGAGAAGCAAAGCAGGCTGGTTCGGCAGTTCCACTTCCATGGCTGGCCAGAAATTGGAATTCCTGCTGAAGGAAAAGGGATGATTGACCTGATCGCAGCTgtccaaaagcagcagcagcagacagggAATCACCCGATCACAGTGCACTGCAG CGCTGGTGCTGGCAGAACAGGTACGTTCATAGCACTCAGCAACATCCTGGAACGAGTGAAGGCTGAAGGGCTCCTCGACGTATTTCAAGCTGTGAAGAGCTTAAGACTGCAGAGGCCACATATGGTGCAAACACTG gAACAGTATGAATTCTGCTACAGAGTGGTACAAGATTTCATCGACATATTTTCTGACTATGctaatttcaaatga